In Brassica rapa cultivar Chiifu-401-42 chromosome A06, CAAS_Brap_v3.01, whole genome shotgun sequence, a single window of DNA contains:
- the LOC103873287 gene encoding uncharacterized protein LOC103873287 yields MEGKGKVGSSSSSSFTNQLFGPKEPSSSSNFSSIFPPPSKGTTGNMILSSKHGSLGQCQESATCNLSSSLYYGGQDVYSGSTRNNTYHTVNKAQSGGNNEASGNNSMDASRGNWWKGSLYY; encoded by the exons ATGGAAGGTAAAGGGAAAGTCggatcatcatcttcttcttccttcactAATCAGCTCTTTGGCCCCAAGGAACCTTCTTCCTCCTCCAACTTCAGCTCCATTTTCCCTCCTCCCTCCAAG GGAACAACAGGAAACATGATCTTAAGCTCCAAACATGGGTCTCTAG GCCAATGCCAAGAATCTGCAACCTGCAATCTAAGTTCGTCTCTTTACTACGGTGGTCAAGACGTTTATTCTGGATCAACAAGAAACAATACTTACCATACC GTTAACAAGGCTCAGTCCGGAGGAAACAATGAGGCTAGTGGAAACAACTCGATGGACGCATCTAGAGGAAACTGGTGGAAAG GTTCACTCTATTACTAG
- the LOC103873288 gene encoding protein THYLAKOID ASSEMBLY 8-like, chloroplastic, whose translation MRYHKVAQFHHNQREMAAIRVLSRKLPTFASIFFQTLTRNPSIHRISFLNLKPYTPPKPSTVFVAQFHDGRPRGPLWRGKKLIGKEALFVILGLKRLKEDDEKLEKFVKTHVFRLLKLDMLAVIGELERQEETALAIKMFEVIQKQEWYQPDVFMYKDLIVSLAKSKRMDEAMGLWEKMKKENLFPDSQTYTEVIRGFLRDGCPADAMNVYEDMLKSPDPPEELPFRVLLKGLLPHPLLRNKVKKDFEELFPEKHAYDPPEEIFGRC comes from the exons ATGCGATACCACAAAGTTGCACAATTTCACCACAACCAGAGAGAGATGGCTGCAATTCGCGTCTTGTCGCGAAAACTCCCAACTTTCGCTTCGATTTTCTTCCAAACCCTAACTAGAAATCCTTCAATACATCGGATCTCCTTCTTAAATCTAAAACCCTACACTCCGCCGAAACCCTCCACGGTGTTCGTCGCCCAGTTCCACGACGGGAGGCCAAGGGGTCCTCTCTGGAGAGGTAAGAAGCTGATCGGAAAAGAGGCCCTTTTCGTCATCCTGGGTCTCAAGAGGTTGAAGGAAGACGACGAGAAGCTCGAGAAGTTTGTAAAGACCCATGTTTTCAGATTGTTGAAGCTTGACATGTTAGCTGTTATCGGCGAGCTTGAACGACAAGAAGAGACTGCGCTTGCTATCAAG ATGTTCGAGGTGATCCAGAAACAGGAATGGTACCAACCGGATGTGTTTATGTACAAGGACCTTATAGTATCTCTAGCTAAGAGTAAAAGAATGGATGAAGCGATGGGCTTGTGGGAGAAAATGAAGAAAGAGAACCTCTTTCCGGATTCTCAGACTTACACTGAGGTTATCAGAGGATTTCTCAGAGATGGATGTCCCGCTGATGCCATGAATGTGTATGAAGACATGTTGAAGTCTCCAGATCCCCCCGAAGAGTTGCCTTTTAGGGTTCTGTTGAAGGGCCTTTTGCCGCATCCGCTTTTGAGAAACAAAGTGAAGAAAGATTTCGAGGAGTTGTTCCCTGAGAAACATGCTTATGATCCCCCTGAAGAGATTTTTGGTAGATGTTGA
- the LOC103873286 gene encoding copper transporter 2, which translates to MDHMHNMPPSSSMTNQTKPHMMMMHMTFFWGKNTEVLFSGWPGTSSGMYALCLIVVFLLAVIAEWLAHSRILRGGDATSRAAGIAQTTVYTLKTGLSYIVMLAVMSFNGGVFIVAIAGYAVGFLLFGSTAFKKPSHDQKTTLPQSSGCVC; encoded by the coding sequence ATGGATCACATGCATAACATgccaccatcatcatcaatgaCGAATCAAACCAAACCCCACATGATGATGATGCACATGACCTTCTTCTGGGGCAAGAACACGGAGGTTCTCTTCTCCGGATGGCCCGGGACAAGCTCCGGTATGTATGCTCTTTGTCTCATCGTCGTTTTCCTCCTCGCCGTAATCGCCGAGTGGCTCGCCCATTCTCGAATCCTCCGTGGTGGTGACGCCACCAGCCGCGCTGCCGGTATCGCTCAAACCACCGTGTACACTCTCAAGACTGGCCTCTCCTATATCGTGATGCTCGCCGTGATGTCCTTTAATGGCGGCGTTTTTATCGTTGCTATCGCCGGTTATGCCGTGGGTTTCTTGCTCTTCGGAAGCACTGCTTTCAAGAAGCCCTCTCATGACCAGAAAACCACTCTCCCGCAGTCTTCAGGCTGCGTTTGCTGA
- the LOC103873285 gene encoding tubulin beta-2 chain: MREILHIQGGQCGNQIGAKFWEVVCAEHGIDPTGRYTGDSDLQLERINVYYNEASCGRFVPRAVLMDLEPGTMDSLRSGPYGQTFRPDNFVFGQSGAGNNWAKGHYTEGAELIDSVLDVVRKEAENCDCLQGFQVCHSLGGGTGSGMGTLLISKIREEYPDRMMLTFSVFPSPKVSDTVVEPYNATLSVHQLVENADECMVLDNEALYDICFRTLKLTTPSFGDLNHLISATMSGVTCCLRFPGQLNSDLRKLAVNLIPFPRLHFFMVGFAPLTSRGSQQYRSLTVPELTQQMWDSKNMMCAADPRHGRYLTASAMFRGKMSTKEVDEQMLNVQNKNSSYFVEWIPNNVKSTVCDIPPTGLKMASTFIGNSTSIQEMFRRVSEQFTAMFRRKAFLHWYTGEGMDEMEFTEAESNMNDLVSEYQQYQDATADEEGEYEDEEEGEYQQEEY, from the exons ATGCGTGAGATCCTTCACATCCAGGGAGGCCAGTGCGGTAACCAGATCGGTGCCAAGTTCTGGGAAGTCGTGTGCGCCGAGCACGGCATAGATCCAACCGGTCGTTACACGGGAGACTCAGATCTCCAGCTCGAGCGCATCAACGTCTACTACAACGAAGCCAGCTGTGGAAGATTCGTACCTCGTGCGGTACTCATGGATTTGGAGCCTGGAACCATGGACAGCCTCAGATCTGGACCCTACGGTCAGACCTTCCGCCCCGATAACTTCGTCTTCGGCCAGTCTGGTGCTGGTAACAACTGGGCCAAAGGACATTACACTGAAGGCGCTGAGCTTATCGATTCCGTCCTCGACGTTGTTCGTAAGGAAGCCGAGAACTGTGACTGCCTCCAAG GGTTTCAAGTGTGCCATTCCTTGGGAGGAGGAACTGGATCTGGGATGGGAACTCTGCTGATTTCGAAGATCAGGGAGGAGTACCCTGACCGCATGATGTTGACCTTCTCTGTCTTCCCTTCGCCTAAGGTCTCTGACACTGTGGTTGAGCCTTACAACGCTACTTTGTCTGTTCATCAGCTTGTTGAGAATGCTGATGAGTGCATGGTTCTTGACAACGAGGCCTTGTATGATATTTGCTTCAGGACTCTTAAACTCACTACCCCTAGCT TTGGTGACTTGAACCATTTGATATCTGCCACAATGTCTGGTGTCACTTGCTGTCTGAGATTCCCTGGTCAACTTAACTCTGACCTCCGTAAGCTTGCTGTCAATCTGATCCCATTCCCACGTCTTCACTTCTTCATGGTGGGTTTTGCTCCGCTCACCTCAAGAGGATCTCAGCAGTACCGTTCCCTCACAGTCCCTGAACTCACCCAGCAAATGTGGGACTCCAAGAACATGATGTGTGCTGCTGACCCAAGACACGGGCGTTACCTCACAGCTTCTGCCATGTTCCGTGGCAAAATGAGCACAAAGGAAGTTGATGAGCAGATGCTGAACGTGCAGAACAAGAACTCTTCCTACTTCGTTGAGTGGATCCCCAACAATGTGAAATCAACAGTCTGTGACATCCCACCTACCGGTCTGAAGATGGCATCCACTTTCATTGGAAACTCAACATCGATCCAAGAGATGTTCAGGCGTGTGAGTGAGCAGTTCACGGCTATGTTCAGGAGGAAGGCTTTCTTGCATTGGTACACAGGTGAAGGAATGGACGAGATGGAGTTCACAGAAGCAGAGAGCAACATGAACGATCTTGTCTCAGAGTACCAGCAATACCAAGATGCAACTGCAGATGAAGAAGGCGAGTACGAGGATGAGGAGGAAGGAGAATACCAACAGGAGGAGTACTGA